In the genome of Chitinivibrio alkaliphilus ACht1, one region contains:
- the flgN gene encoding flagellar export chaperone FlgN, translating into MSDTTSFKELRQLLTKQLSVQEEIYHVAKMVQDTALEKDVTGLSVSVQQQNGLIHASDELERRRKVCVEKIKGIPPREYSLRAVAAVAPPEEARKILSLRKKLKDAVQKNRSISTENSRIIEANLGAIQKDVEMIAGLSESDSGYTQRRKKISARRI; encoded by the coding sequence ATGAGTGATACAACATCTTTTAAGGAATTGCGTCAACTTCTTACGAAGCAGCTTTCCGTACAGGAAGAAATATATCATGTTGCAAAGATGGTACAGGATACTGCTTTAGAGAAAGATGTAACTGGTCTTTCTGTTTCTGTGCAGCAACAAAATGGTCTTATTCACGCTTCAGATGAGTTAGAACGTCGGCGAAAAGTGTGTGTGGAGAAAATCAAGGGAATTCCCCCACGGGAGTATAGTTTACGAGCTGTAGCAGCGGTGGCTCCACCAGAAGAGGCTAGAAAAATACTCAGTCTTCGAAAAAAGCTTAAAGATGCGGTTCAGAAAAACCGATCTATTAGCACAGAGAACAGTCGGATTATAGAAGCAAATCTCGGCGCGATACAGAAAGATGTCGAAATGATTGCGGGACTTTCTGAGAGTGATTCCGGCTATACGCAGCGCCGAAAAAAAATATCAGCGCGAAGAATATGA
- a CDS encoding transglycosylase SLT domain-containing protein: MIGSVERYRMMQGADLAHDARLKAVAGEFQQIFTDIMVRSMRATVPQNSLVPQSLAEDMYQQMLDSEIARLMSEQGDSSLSQGIIRQVSPELAQNHENTLSALSRLKSEGRPRPSIERIDGPEKSQVSSGDTNEAGVERPSSPEKRLSSVAAQTTAAYEHIIGMASQEFAVDKNIIAAIIHAESSGRPRAQSPAGAKGLMQLMDGTARDMGVQDSFDPVDNIRGGTRYFKKMYERYEGDLSLALAAYNAGPGNVDRYGGVPPFGETLRYIDTVKGLAGYE; encoded by the coding sequence CTGTCGAACGATACCGTATGATGCAAGGAGCCGACTTGGCTCATGATGCACGCCTTAAGGCTGTTGCTGGAGAGTTTCAGCAGATATTTACCGATATTATGGTGCGTTCCATGCGTGCCACCGTACCGCAAAATTCCCTTGTTCCTCAGAGTCTCGCTGAAGATATGTATCAACAAATGCTTGATTCTGAAATTGCCCGCCTGATGAGCGAGCAAGGTGACTCTTCTCTTTCACAAGGTATTATTCGCCAAGTATCGCCGGAACTGGCTCAAAACCATGAGAATACGTTGTCGGCTCTATCGCGCTTAAAGAGTGAGGGGCGGCCTCGCCCTTCCATAGAGAGGATCGATGGGCCTGAAAAATCACAGGTGTCTTCCGGTGATACCAATGAAGCAGGAGTAGAAAGACCGTCTTCTCCTGAAAAACGGTTGAGTTCTGTGGCGGCACAAACCACAGCAGCCTATGAACATATTATTGGCATGGCATCTCAGGAGTTTGCTGTTGATAAAAATATAATTGCTGCAATTATTCATGCGGAATCCTCTGGGCGGCCTCGGGCTCAGTCGCCTGCAGGGGCGAAGGGACTTATGCAGCTCATGGATGGAACTGCCCGCGATATGGGGGTTCAGGATAGCTTTGATCCTGTCGATAATATTCGTGGAGGAACTCGGTATTTTAAGAAAATGTATGAACGGTACGAAGGAGATCTTTCCTTAGCCTTAGCAGCATATAATGCCGGGCCTGGAAATGTTGATCGATATGGGGGGGTTCCTCCCTTTGGGGAAACACTCCGGTACATAGACACGGTGAAAGGATTGGCAGGATATGAGTGA